The window ACGTATCGTCACCTTATTAAATGAGTGGGTcctacttatttttatttaatgaaaaaaattatgatttttttttaaaaaagagggGGTCGAAGACGATGAAGGGGGTCGTTGCCGACCCTGATCGGAGCGGTGGTGGCCCAGTCGGGGTCGACGATGATAGCAGGGGTCGCCCCTGACCCTAATTGGTGTAGTGGTGGCCGTAATCGAGACCACCACCGCCGGGCCCCCTCCTCATTCAAGCCTCAGCCCGTCAGcagactctttttttttatttcaaaattttttaataaaataaaaataagtggaCCTACTCATGCAATAGCGTGACGACATGTGGCACTACTGTTAAAATTGACGAAAAATTTAACGTCGTGCTAGATTTCTAAAATGAAATGTCGTGCTTTTCTAGGCAATTTTTGAATGTTCGTGctagaataaaaaaagaaaagtgtaAGGTCCATGCATTTTTGCACTATTAACAGTACATATGATAATTTAACTTTGGATCTATTGGGGACTAGAAAATTGGGCCGACTTGTTCAGTCCGACTTACCATTCTAGGCCCACATTGACACTTCATATTGGATTATGATATCCCGATATAGATATCTCGGAACTCTTATAAATAGCTCTTCAAGTACCTCTAAACGCTAAGttcaattcttcttcttttcttccagaCATTCTTATTTAAGCATCAAGAGGGAAATTAGAATTTCCTCCCgttcttccccttttttcaGGTCACTTGAGATTCGTGATTTGCACGTGATCAAGGTTCGAAAACTGAAATCCTATCATGATCCATATCGACAAATTTATGAACGAATTCTATAACATTGGTGGGATGGTAAAATCAAATCATCTAGAATTTTGATTTAATCTTTGAAATAatcttaattaaattaaaagtaatttaatatcatatatattttttggccaAATTCTACACAATACTTTTACTCTGTGTGATATAACACGGGATTacatattaaaataagaataatattTCTGATAATGTCTTCTCAGCAAAAAATaatctataaattattaattataaaatgataGATGACTTTAGAGTTTATAATTGAactaaaattcataaataaaaaaatactcaTATATAATTAGACTTTGATGGTACAACTCTCCTAAAAAAacttattatgaaaaataatattcatattatatgaaacaaataattttccaagtgcataaaattaattataacatATTCATTTATTCTTGGGACCATGATTTACAtaaatttacattatttgaAACCCAAAAAGTATAATTACATTAgaaaatatgaagaagtgtaaTTATACAGTTGAATGTAAAATTGTTCAGTGAaacttaataaaaaattacccCTGCataaatatcaatatataattagacTATGATATTACAAATCTCCATTctaaatttaagttaaaaagtttagtataaaaaataatgttcatatatatgaaACACAAATGATTCTCCAAGCGcataaattaatcaaaatatatttgtttataCTTTAGACCATGATTTACATAGATTTACTTTATAGAAATCCAAAAAGTataattacattaaaaaatattaaggaGTGTAATCTTatttttaatgcaaaatgttcaatgaatttcatataaaaattgcATGGGTAAAAAAGGctagtgtatatataaagttgtatctcACATAATATTTAGGATTAGAAGAGTGATTTTCTAAATAGTAGAAGGTCACAAAGGTAAATCTATTGATTTCTCTAACAATTAATGCTTTCtcataaatgaaataaaattattaaaataaattatgtaaaaaattaaagagatgATTTAGAACAATTCATATATCTTATATCATTTCTTGTTATAATTgaatatttgaaatatataatatatattattataatataatttcaaaaataaaaatgaaatattgaaATAAGGATGTTatcaaatttcatatttaaaatGTATAATCAAATTTGTGTAAGTATGTAATATTTAACAATTAAACAAATACACATTGTACAGTAATTGAAATGGTtagttgaaaatatatatcgaACCATTAATAttaatctaattttattaattgattatcatatgaaacttaaaattaatattaaaaatgctTTATTGTGTTAAGAAATAactatatatttcaaaattcaaattaattattataagagatgatatatatgtgtatattaaaaagaacatatatatgttgaatACAAATGATATAAACACTACAATGAAATCAACTGataatatatagaatttataaaaaaatattatcacGTCCATATATTGTGACATAGAGCTGTGAAGTTAAgatcataaataaaatgacaatAAAACCTAAGCTAAGGATGTCCTAAACATTGTTTAACAAAAGGATGCAACGCACTTTTATCCCAATTACAAAACTTAATGTATGcgatatatctatattaacAGTTGTTTTAATAATACGACGCatgttaattaaaataattattagattattattataataattaacttactctaatttataagataaaaattattgaaaggTTATTACTTGTAGGttgtaataaataaataaataattattaatattatttttcataagaaAATTGTTGTTTCAAAATGTATTCACCAAAATGTaaggtaaattacactggtggtccaaaaagttttaataatgtatcaggttggtccaaaaagttttttttgctacttgatggtacaaaatgtttcaaaattgtaatatgatagtacaaaccgttatctcaccATTGACGCCCTCAAGCGAAGCTGACGTGACCGAAACGTGGCCGACACGTGGCTCTGATATGTTTATAGGAGTTGGTagaacgttacatgatggttcaaactcttttgaagttgtcatttaatggtccaaaatgttttatagATGTAAtgtaatggtacaaaatatttttttaattaacttaaaggtcCACCCATGTCAATAGCGAGATGACGGCGTCAACggtgagataacggtttgtactatcatgttacaactttgaaacattttgtacatcaagtaacaaaaaaaactttttagaccAACCTGatgtattattaaaattatttggaCTACCAGTGTAATTTATTCCAAAATGTAATGTAAAGGCAGTTTCTAATTTTTTCGCTATGAAAATTTTGGGCTTTCAAAGCTTCCCCAAATTCTTGCCCACCAATAATTGTTGACACGTGTTCCCCCCACGTGCACCTGGGCTTTGAGGATGGAAggggcttcttcttcctcttcctatTGCCCACCTCTGCAAAACCCTCCTTAAACCCAAATGGACTCACCGTCATCGCATTCGTTCGACAACGCCCCCACCGACTCCATGAAACCGCCTGAATCCATCTCCCATTTCATCCCAAAGCTTCTGAAGTTCTAAGCTTTCACCATGAAACCCCTCTGCTCAAGAACCCCGCTGTACTTGCTCCTCCACAGAGGCCCTAATTCTCAGCACCAGCCGTCACTCTTCCTCCATGTCTACCACCTCTCCACACAATCCTCAAACTTCCACTCCCAGCCTCCTCTGGCGCATTCCTCGAGGCGGTACGAGCACGAGTCCCGGGACGTTCGGGTCTCGGTGTGGTGGGACTTCGAGAACTGCCACGTCCCGGCTGGGGTCAATGTGTTCAGGGTGGCCCCAACGATCGTTGCCGCCGTTCGGGCTAATGGGATGAAGGGTCCGGTTCAGATCACCGCCTTCGGGGATGTTCTGCAGCTGTCTCGGGCCAATCAGGAGGCTCTGTCTGCCACCGGGATCAACCTCACTCACATTCCTAACGGTTTGTTGCGATTCTCCAACCGTGATTAATTGGTTCATCTGATAATACTGCTCGGGGTTGATCATCAAGTCAATTCAGTTGGGGCATTTAGTTGTGAATCGTGATCACTCAATTTTGATGAAGCATACTTCGCAGCATCATTAGGATCGATTACGAATTAAGTCAATTCAGGCTCTCTCTGGATTTTCACCTGGGTCTGTTTAGTTCTGTAGTTAAGTGGCAGCCCGGTCTCTTTGGGCTCTGCCAACAAAGCTTTTCTCGGCTTTACAACTTTGAAGTTTGAGTAGTGCTGGAATTCAACAAGGTGAAACTTAGGGTAATCTTGGCATACGCCTGAAATGCTCGAAATTGATAATTGATCTGATAATGAGTGGAATTAATGGTCAATCTATTGTCCGGGGTAATTACCCTGGCAATGGAAAAATGCAAACCACAAGCTCCTGAGGAGAAGGTGTAATATAATGGCATTTCAAGACTCGCAAATGCTGAAATGGATCATCTTGTTTTATAAAGTGGTTTTCTGCAAGTTCGTTGGGTCCTCTTTGTTATATGAACATTACATCTCTGCTCAAAACATATGCTTTGCGAAAGTTGAATAGGGAAAGCAAGGTCCCTCAAGAACcatcaattcaaattattattacatgATTTTGGGATGATTCTTACCAATTTTTTTCCActgaacatatatattgacATGAACTATAGTTAAGATGTTGTCACAGTGCCTTATTCAGAACTTGTACTCCCATTGATGTATGATTATTTAAACTTTCTAGATTTCTAGCATTTCATGCAAGCAATGTACTCAATCTCTTACTTAAATTCCCTGTTCCGACTATTATATAACACAGGTGGTAAAAACAGTGCGGACAGATCTCTACTTTTGGACCTTCTCTACTGGGTATCCCGGAACCCTCCACCGGCACACCTGTTCTTGATTTCTGGTGATCGGGACTTTGCTGGAATTCTGCACCGGTTAAGAATGAACAACTACAACATACTTCTCGCGAGCCTGGATAACGCGCCTGGTGTCCTTTGCAGTGCTGCTAGCATAATGTGGCATTGGAATTCTATGATCAGAGGGGAAGACCTCATTGGCAAGCTTTACAACCAACCCCCCGATGGTCCCCATGGTTCCTGGTATGGCCATTACAGGGGCTTGCTTGAGGACCCTTTTGCAGTTCCGGAGCAATCACCTCTGCTGAAAAATGAGGGTTCACCCACTCTGGAGCCCAGCTCGGAGCTTAAGGTCCGCCCTGTTCCAAGGGTGGTCATGAGGACTATTAATAATATACTGAGGGAATACCCGGATGGAATCTCGATCACAGAACTGCGGGAAGAGCTCAAGAAATCGAATCTGATCTTAGATAGGGATCTTTAtgggtacaaaaagttttcgCGATTTCTCTCATCAATGCCGCACATTTTGCAGCTTCAGTTTCAGCATGACGGGCAATATTTGGTACGGCCTGCCAGTGCAAAACGTAATGGACCATCTGATCTGACTGGAGACTTATCTTCTGGGTTCAGTATGGACAGTGGAGAGGTGGACTGGAGGACTAACCCTAACACAAAGGTAGAGGGTGAGGAAAGATCTTCATTCAAAGATGACAGGGCAAAGCCTGAGTCAGGAATTGTCACCGAAGTAAGTATAGGGAAGGTAAAACAGCAGACCTCCACGGATCGAGATTGGGTGAAGTTGTCTAAAGCTGTAGATATGGCACCGCCACAGCCCGATAAGAAATTCTTTGAGGGGGTTAATACACAAGCTAATGAGGAAAATTTATCTCCTACACAGCAACAAGATGAGTCTATGCCTCAAGTGGGTTTTTTCAGAAGGATTTGGAGAAGATGGTTTGAGGCTACTGATTCTGGTGATCCAAACAAGAAAAGTGAAACGCTTGGTAATTCTGTCGATCATTCAGTTGAGAGGAAGGGTGAGAAAAAAGTTGCAAAGGTGGTGAGTAAGGATGTTGGTctagtaaattcagaatcatcaTCTTTGCCTAGTAAGGAGTTGAGCGTAAAAGAAGAGGTGAGTGTGGATTCTGATAGGAGAGGTTTGTTTCACCGAATTGCAAGTTGGTGCAAATTTCAGGGGAAGGGGGCTACTAGCAAACCGGAACCAGCAATTGATGGATCCACTGAAGAAGCTCTGGATGAGAAAAGTGACTGCCTTGCGAGGGATGACATTTTTTCGCAGGAAACATTTTGGAACGATGTGAAATCTTTTCTCGACTCTTCCCGAGGTTCAGATATCGTCTCTCAGTCTCGGACCAGGTTGATGCCTCTTTCTTCTTTGTTGCAACTGTCCTTTTTGCTAAAGTTGATGCTATTCGTTAGTAAGCTTATTATCTCTTGTTTATTGTTTTACAATGTCAAATTTACTTTTTGATGCTATTTTTTAATTCCTATGGAAAATTTCATGcttgaaatttataaaaaagcATCATCATTTTTTAGTGAAGTTTATTtagaatatataagaaaaagaaaacgttTTGTGGAAGTAAACAGCACAGGCCCTAAAATTTGCTGGTTCTGGTTCCATGCTTTTAGTTCACCATTTCTAATCCAAATACCAAACATCTCTTGATACTTGCACAGTTTTATGATGAATCTACTTGTGCTGGACTGATTTCAAAGTTGTGTTTTATGTatggtttttattttatttttttattctagaAATAACAATATAGTGTCATATTCTTATCAGGGCCGCATTGGCCAGAAATATGAGGAAGGGTGGGCCCGCTATCCTCGAAACGCTCAGTGAAACAGAtctcctccgcctcattgatcTAGTGATCTCGGAGAAGAAACTGGTGGAAGAGAATACTTCTCAGGTGTTTCCTTTCAGACTTAGTCAGCCTCGTTCTCAGGGCTCAAAAGGGCTGAGATCGATCTTCTCCGATAAAACATCGGAGCACGAGGGGGAGAGAAAAGTTCACAACATTTCCCATACCGGGGTTTCTTCGCCAGTTCTCAACAAGAAGCCTCCTGATCGATCAAGGAATCAGCTTTTAGCAGACGTCCAGAAGCTCGTGCAGGAGGTGTTGGTCCGACATCCTGAAGGGTATAACATCACTTGTTTCAGGAAGCTTTTCCTTGAGAAGTATGGTTACCCTCTCGACCTGCAGAAGCTTGGGTACCTGAAAATCACAGGCCTCCTGCAGGTGATCCCGGGAGTCTCTCTTGAATCAGGGCTG of the Punica granatum isolate Tunisia-2019 chromosome 6, ASM765513v2, whole genome shotgun sequence genome contains:
- the LOC116210398 gene encoding uncharacterized protein LOC116210398 — its product is MKPLCSRTPLYLLLHRGPNSQHQPSLFLHVYHLSTQSSNFHSQPPLAHSSRRYEHESRDVRVSVWWDFENCHVPAGVNVFRVAPTIVAAVRANGMKGPVQITAFGDVLQLSRANQEALSATGINLTHIPNGGKNSADRSLLLDLLYWVSRNPPPAHLFLISGDRDFAGILHRLRMNNYNILLASLDNAPGVLCSAASIMWHWNSMIRGEDLIGKLYNQPPDGPHGSWYGHYRGLLEDPFAVPEQSPLLKNEGSPTLEPSSELKVRPVPRVVMRTINNILREYPDGISITELREELKKSNLILDRDLYGYKKFSRFLSSMPHILQLQFQHDGQYLVRPASAKRNGPSDLTGDLSSGFSMDSGEVDWRTNPNTKVEGEERSSFKDDRAKPESGIVTEVSIGKVKQQTSTDRDWVKLSKAVDMAPPQPDKKFFEGVNTQANEENLSPTQQQDESMPQVGFFRRIWRRWFEATDSGDPNKKSETLGNSVDHSVERKGEKKVAKVVSKDVGLVNSESSSLPSKELSVKEEVSVDSDRRGLFHRIASWCKFQGKGATSKPEPAIDGSTEEALDEKSDCLARDDIFSQETFWNDVKSFLDSSRGSDIVSQSRTRAALARNMRKGGPAILETLSETDLLRLIDLVISEKKLVEENTSQVFPFRLSQPRSQGSKGLRSIFSDKTSEHEGERKVHNISHTGVSSPVLNKKPPDRSRNQLLADVQKLVQEVLVRHPEGYNITCFRKLFLEKYGYPLDLQKLGYLKITGLLQVIPGVSLESGLMFPSSRAKQGSSPVTSTGIQSVASSDGDSSDSWDELGPLTKESSGGRTKLPKYESALLDEEEVTSGSEDETSLAGQGGGRHKKQRDMDEDSSLMQILNSWYSKDVGSGNTKDLKPEEAGCPDLSSDSSELYEQRQRQKKAYSFVADTNGSGEREKQIESILGSMKNMESEQRMQQQT